The following proteins come from a genomic window of Pyxidicoccus sp. MSG2:
- a CDS encoding GTP-binding protein — protein MSSVNLMAREVAAKIVFYGPGLSGKTTTLRKIYETVRPAHRGEMMSIATEGDRTLFFDFLPVKVERVGDCSVRLALYTVPGQVFYNATRKLVLQGADGVVFVADSQPEAMDANRESLANLEENLFEHGIRLDRFPLVMQWNKRDLEGVLPVEELRKELNPRGVPEFETAAANGRGVLDTLKAITRLVIKDLRSKRIVPPPRPAAPAGGPQPAGLEAQLTQHLQNRQQPQHPGQPQHPSMAFGGGPAPALAPTPVPRVAPVAVAAPRIEPASVVAPQTGPKLLGAASALASGDMFDHARAAEAAFMSGDYTTCVTACTDAIRRALAYAGEGPLAQQAFLLRVDGADLLRFQGMATQQHIRVDDAAFALYVLMQVFVRLNAVGLPNAE, from the coding sequence GTGAGCAGCGTGAACCTGATGGCCCGCGAGGTGGCCGCGAAGATTGTCTTCTACGGGCCTGGCCTGTCGGGGAAGACGACCACCTTGCGGAAGATCTACGAGACGGTCCGCCCCGCGCACCGTGGCGAGATGATGTCCATCGCCACGGAGGGAGACCGGACCCTCTTCTTCGACTTCCTCCCCGTGAAGGTGGAGCGCGTGGGCGACTGCTCCGTGCGGCTCGCGCTCTACACCGTGCCGGGCCAGGTCTTCTACAACGCCACCCGCAAGCTGGTGCTCCAGGGCGCCGACGGCGTGGTGTTCGTGGCGGACTCGCAGCCGGAGGCGATGGACGCCAACCGCGAGTCCCTCGCCAACCTGGAGGAGAACCTCTTCGAGCACGGCATCCGCCTGGACCGCTTCCCGCTGGTGATGCAGTGGAACAAGCGGGATTTGGAAGGCGTGCTGCCGGTGGAAGAGCTCCGCAAGGAGCTCAACCCGCGCGGCGTGCCCGAGTTCGAGACCGCCGCCGCCAACGGGCGCGGGGTGCTGGACACGCTGAAGGCGATTACGCGGCTGGTCATCAAGGACCTGCGCTCCAAGCGCATCGTTCCGCCGCCGCGCCCCGCGGCTCCGGCCGGAGGGCCGCAGCCCGCGGGCCTGGAGGCGCAGCTCACCCAGCACCTTCAAAACCGGCAGCAGCCGCAGCACCCCGGGCAGCCGCAGCACCCGTCCATGGCCTTCGGCGGAGGCCCCGCGCCCGCCCTGGCCCCGACGCCGGTGCCGCGCGTGGCGCCCGTGGCCGTGGCGGCGCCGCGAATCGAACCGGCCTCCGTCGTCGCGCCCCAGACGGGCCCGAAGCTCCTGGGCGCGGCGAGCGCACTGGCCTCGGGGGACATGTTCGACCATGCCCGCGCCGCCGAGGCCGCGTTCATGTCGGGCGACTACACGACGTGCGTCACCGCGTGCACGGACGCCATCCGTCGCGCGCTGGCCTACGCCGGTGAGGGCCCGCTGGCGCAGCAGGCGTTCCTGCTCCGCGTGGACGGGGCGGACCTGCTCCGGTTCCAGGGGATGGCCACGCAGCAGCACATCCGCGTGGATGATGCCGCCTTCGCCCTCTACGTGCTGATGCAGGTGTTCGTCCGGCTCAACGCCGTGGGGCTGCCGAACGCGGAGTAG
- a CDS encoding DUF4388 domain-containing protein yields the protein MALHGDLFSYPLPEFLQWLDGSRKTGTLQLSWEAGERKLFVLSGQVSATASEGLRGRVARLLTLGKLASGTKVLAAFDELARNPDVDAAFDSHGLQARWIRDLGREELFAAMTDLTIAARGTFHWTEDADRSGEDWVPSDMSIRELLFESLRWVDEQPDVDKALPIDALSVKALAPPSASQPLMHRLILGLCSSPQNLGRLRLSMGVSRSSATRRVYELLRAKLVEVDGAPQVEADPVAEMLEKGAVLMREGQFDAAGIVCASLLASDPADRRVREFARLVQREHVAALYTDMPPLVVPVLMHDPQGFSMLKPEERQIVGLVSGTWDVSTLVLASPARELETLKTLAKLLRMGLLRLTYPR from the coding sequence ATGGCCCTCCACGGCGACCTCTTCAGCTATCCGCTTCCCGAGTTCCTTCAATGGTTGGACGGCTCCCGCAAGACGGGAACGCTCCAGCTCTCCTGGGAGGCCGGCGAGCGGAAGCTCTTCGTGCTCTCCGGGCAGGTCAGTGCCACGGCCTCCGAGGGACTTCGGGGGAGGGTGGCGAGGCTCCTCACACTGGGGAAGCTGGCGTCGGGGACGAAGGTGCTGGCGGCCTTCGACGAACTGGCGCGCAACCCGGACGTGGATGCGGCGTTCGACTCGCATGGCCTGCAGGCGCGGTGGATTCGGGACCTGGGCCGCGAGGAATTGTTCGCGGCGATGACGGACCTGACCATCGCCGCGCGGGGCACGTTCCACTGGACGGAGGACGCGGACCGCTCGGGCGAGGACTGGGTGCCGTCGGACATGAGCATCCGCGAGCTGCTCTTCGAGTCGCTGCGCTGGGTGGATGAGCAGCCGGACGTGGACAAGGCGCTGCCGATTGATGCGTTGAGCGTGAAGGCGCTGGCGCCGCCGAGCGCGAGCCAGCCGCTGATGCACCGGCTCATCCTGGGGCTGTGCTCGTCACCGCAGAACCTGGGGCGGCTGCGTCTGTCGATGGGCGTGTCGCGCTCGTCGGCGACGCGGCGGGTGTACGAGTTGCTGCGGGCGAAGCTGGTGGAGGTGGACGGGGCGCCGCAGGTGGAGGCGGACCCGGTGGCGGAGATGCTGGAGAAGGGCGCGGTGCTGATGCGCGAGGGCCAGTTCGACGCGGCGGGCATCGTCTGCGCGTCCCTGCTGGCCAGCGACCCCGCGGACCGGCGCGTGCGCGAGTTCGCCCGGCTGGTGCAGCGCGAGCACGTGGCGGCGCTCTATACGGACATGCCGCCGCTGGTGGTGCCGGTGCTGATGCATGACCCGCAGGGCTTCTCCATGCTCAAGCCGGAGGAGCGGCAGATTGTCGGGCTCGTGAGCGGGACGTGGGACGTGTCCACGCTCGTACTGGCGAGCCCCGCGCGCGAATTGGAGACGCTCAAGACGCTGGCGAAGCTCTTGCGGATGGGGCTGCTGCGGCTCACGTATCCGCGCTGA
- a CDS encoding metalloenzyme, which yields MRVAVLFIDGVGIGRKDPAINPLAHRDHLLSCFQDAPGPSLPEGGRYIPVDTTFGVAGRPQSASNQTAILTGDPAPALLGSHVLGYPNAPLRGLMADRSIVKRLGAAGRTATFANAYPAPYLDAMGVPRRESTSPPEFTIAPEARRKVKPSAAKLAFTAGGVLLRTLDDARAGDGLTPDITGAAARAHGLSVPERTPEEAAHVFWHVASGADFTYFEHYLADEAGHAQDLTAALSALDTFDAFARAVVATRPADARVLVCSDHGNVEDLSTRGHTLHLVPVLYFGPPAPEVEAFSTVADVGRAVLRWLGAE from the coding sequence GTGCGCGTCGCGGTCCTGTTCATCGATGGCGTGGGCATCGGCCGGAAGGACCCGGCCATCAACCCGCTTGCCCACCGGGACCACCTGCTTTCCTGCTTCCAGGACGCCCCGGGCCCCTCGCTCCCCGAGGGCGGCCGTTACATCCCCGTGGACACCACCTTCGGCGTGGCCGGCCGGCCGCAGTCGGCCTCCAATCAGACGGCCATCCTCACCGGAGACCCCGCCCCCGCCCTGCTCGGCAGCCACGTCCTCGGCTACCCCAACGCCCCCCTGCGTGGGCTGATGGCGGACCGCTCCATCGTGAAGCGCCTGGGGGCCGCCGGCCGCACCGCCACCTTCGCCAACGCCTACCCCGCCCCGTACCTGGACGCGATGGGCGTGCCCCGCCGCGAGAGCACCTCGCCGCCCGAGTTCACCATCGCCCCCGAGGCCCGGCGCAAGGTGAAGCCCTCCGCCGCCAAGCTGGCCTTCACCGCCGGCGGCGTACTCCTGCGGACACTGGACGACGCGCGCGCCGGGGACGGCCTCACCCCCGACATCACCGGCGCCGCCGCCCGCGCCCACGGCCTGTCCGTGCCCGAGCGCACGCCCGAGGAGGCCGCCCACGTCTTCTGGCACGTCGCCTCCGGCGCGGACTTCACCTACTTCGAACACTATCTGGCGGATGAGGCCGGACATGCCCAGGACCTGACAGCCGCCCTGTCCGCGCTGGACACCTTCGACGCCTTCGCCCGGGCCGTGGTGGCCACCCGCCCGGCGGACGCTCGCGTGCTCGTCTGTAGTGACCACGGCAATGTGGAGGACCTCTCCACGCGAGGCCACACCCTCCACCTCGTGCCCGTGCTCTACTTCGGGCCTCCCGCGCCGGAGGTGGAGGCCTTCTCCACCGTGGCCGACGTGGGGCGCGCGGTGCTGCGCTGGCTCGGGGCGGAGTGA
- a CDS encoding ATP-binding protein → MVEQPGARQDASSEVSESRTLLERLQQSEAVLERLCAPDASGVGEEAHLALRREVDALRQMRGELGLLLERSALIADTTHRLLNLPPEEMESGIRAALELLGQHVRAQRCYVGLLSEDAAQVTDAYEWCAPGTEPFGLEGFRGGSTADLSWTMQQFQAGRTVTVSDPSMLPPEAAADRGAFAARRVRAYVNAPLSLGGRLVGWMGFDSVGAPRNWTPEELHLLGLTGSALVTALERKRRDALLLQEKEGEQRARSLGIIAAGLAHEINNPLAYTTGNLEFLKQQLPSPQTPDGVDECHQVLDEALEGARRIRRIVADLGAFSRGDTGEEEAVDLKAVVESTLRMAANQLRHRAQVVREYDAELPRVRGTTTKLGQVVLNLVLNAAQAIPEGRYSENRLTVSLRSSVAGVVLAITDTGRGIAPEVLPRIFDPFFTTRRMGGGMGLGLAICRDIVNALGGGMMVSSEPGQGTTVEVRLPRLELAPTKDAVEERVPPSSGRRVLAVDDEPRVLDLLRRMLRGHELVTAANGREALEWLRTDRAFDLILCDLMMPELTGIDVYKAVRESWPGLHERIAFITGGVFTPDTQRFVEQVGNPLLTKPFQPAHVHGLLAASGARFQN, encoded by the coding sequence ATGGTCGAGCAGCCAGGCGCACGGCAGGACGCGTCCAGCGAGGTCTCTGAATCGCGGACACTGCTGGAGCGCCTCCAGCAGTCGGAGGCGGTTCTGGAGCGCCTGTGCGCGCCGGACGCCTCCGGCGTGGGTGAGGAGGCCCACCTCGCCCTGCGGCGGGAGGTGGACGCGCTCCGGCAGATGCGCGGCGAGCTGGGGCTGCTGCTGGAGCGCAGCGCGCTGATCGCCGACACCACCCACCGGCTGCTCAACCTTCCGCCCGAGGAGATGGAGTCGGGCATCCGCGCCGCGCTCGAGTTGCTCGGCCAGCACGTGCGCGCACAGCGCTGCTACGTGGGCCTGCTGTCCGAGGACGCGGCCCAGGTGACGGACGCGTACGAGTGGTGCGCGCCGGGCACGGAGCCCTTTGGCCTGGAGGGCTTCCGCGGCGGCTCCACCGCCGACCTCTCGTGGACGATGCAACAGTTCCAGGCGGGCCGGACGGTGACTGTCTCGGACCCGTCCATGCTCCCGCCCGAGGCCGCCGCCGACCGTGGCGCCTTCGCCGCGAGGCGCGTGCGCGCCTACGTCAACGCGCCCCTGTCGCTCGGGGGCCGGCTCGTCGGGTGGATGGGCTTCGACTCGGTGGGCGCGCCCCGCAACTGGACGCCGGAGGAGCTGCACCTGCTGGGGCTGACGGGCAGCGCGCTGGTGACGGCGCTGGAGCGCAAGCGGCGCGACGCGCTGCTGCTCCAGGAGAAGGAGGGGGAGCAGCGTGCCCGCTCGCTGGGCATCATCGCCGCGGGGCTCGCGCACGAAATCAACAACCCGCTCGCGTACACGACGGGCAACCTGGAGTTCCTGAAGCAGCAGCTGCCCTCTCCCCAGACGCCGGACGGCGTGGACGAGTGCCACCAGGTGCTGGACGAGGCGCTGGAGGGCGCGCGGCGCATCCGGCGCATCGTCGCGGACCTCGGGGCCTTCTCGCGCGGGGACACCGGCGAGGAAGAGGCGGTGGACCTCAAGGCCGTCGTCGAGAGCACCCTGCGCATGGCCGCCAACCAGCTCCGCCACCGCGCGCAGGTGGTGCGCGAGTACGACGCGGAGCTTCCCCGCGTGCGCGGCACCACGACGAAGCTGGGCCAGGTGGTGCTCAACCTCGTGCTCAACGCGGCGCAGGCCATCCCCGAGGGGCGCTACTCGGAGAACCGGCTCACCGTTTCGCTGCGCAGCTCGGTGGCGGGGGTGGTGCTCGCCATCACCGACACGGGCCGCGGCATTGCCCCGGAGGTGCTTCCCCGCATCTTCGACCCCTTCTTCACCACGCGCCGCATGGGTGGGGGCATGGGCCTGGGCCTGGCCATCTGCCGGGACATCGTCAACGCGCTGGGCGGCGGGATGATGGTGAGCAGCGAGCCCGGCCAGGGCACCACCGTGGAGGTGCGCCTGCCGCGCCTCGAGCTCGCCCCGACGAAGGACGCTGTCGAGGAGCGGGTGCCGCCGTCCAGCGGCCGGCGCGTGCTGGCGGTGGACGACGAGCCGCGTGTGCTGGACCTGCTGCGCCGGATGCTGCGCGGGCACGAGCTGGTCACCGCCGCCAATGGCCGCGAGGCCCTGGAGTGGCTGCGCACCGACCGCGCCTTCGACCTCATCCTCTGCGACTTGATGATGCCGGAGCTGACCGGCATCGACGTGTACAAGGCCGTCCGTGAGTCCTGGCCGGGCCTGCACGAGCGCATCGCCTTCATCACCGGCGGCGTCTTCACTCCCGACACGCAGCGCTTCGTCGAGCAGGTGGGAAACCCGCTGCTCACCAAGCCCTTCCAGCCCGCGCACGTCCACGGCCTGCTCGCCGCCTCTGGCGCGCGCTTCCAGAACTGA
- a CDS encoding OmpA family protein, protein MRSVRFLALLVLTVATAAVAQPASSVPASLELGHEDRLGTEGGFELRSVEYVLDGQPLAAQAEGGRSPLAPGMHELDVRAVYEGRSPVFSYVDGYRFVMRGRVTLDARPGEVVRITSTSFAREGVTVQWQQRPAFVLAGLPREAVVGIEYGPVENLPLAEAAALRAVDEVLAEARRRVPESLARAEVSASCALEPVFFRHFDSRLSPEAEAVLRRSAACLLQQPALRVRLQGHADASGLESVNASLGQGRAQSVAAYLLSLGVEGARLVLESQGDARPPCTEHSPECFAKSRRVELVAEPSGP, encoded by the coding sequence ATGCGCTCCGTCCGCTTCCTCGCGCTGCTCGTGCTCACCGTGGCCACTGCCGCGGTCGCCCAGCCCGCGTCCTCCGTGCCGGCCTCGCTGGAGCTGGGCCATGAGGACCGGTTGGGGACGGAAGGGGGCTTCGAGCTGCGCTCGGTGGAGTACGTGCTGGATGGCCAGCCCCTGGCAGCGCAGGCGGAAGGTGGGCGGTCGCCGCTCGCGCCCGGCATGCACGAGCTGGACGTGCGAGCGGTGTATGAGGGGCGCTCGCCGGTCTTCTCCTACGTAGACGGCTACCGCTTCGTGATGCGCGGCCGCGTCACGCTGGACGCGCGCCCCGGCGAGGTGGTGCGAATCACCTCCACCTCCTTCGCGCGCGAGGGCGTCACGGTGCAGTGGCAGCAGCGCCCGGCCTTCGTGCTCGCGGGCCTGCCGCGAGAGGCCGTGGTGGGAATCGAATACGGGCCGGTGGAGAACCTGCCGCTCGCGGAGGCCGCCGCCCTGCGCGCGGTGGACGAGGTGCTCGCCGAGGCCCGGCGCCGCGTGCCCGAGTCCCTGGCTCGCGCGGAGGTGTCCGCCTCGTGCGCGCTCGAGCCCGTCTTCTTCCGTCACTTCGACTCGCGGCTCAGCCCCGAGGCGGAGGCCGTGCTGCGGCGCTCGGCGGCGTGCCTGCTCCAGCAGCCGGCGCTGCGCGTGCGCCTGCAAGGGCACGCCGACGCGAGCGGGCTCGAGTCCGTCAACGCGTCGCTGGGCCAGGGCCGCGCGCAGTCCGTGGCCGCGTACCTCTTGTCTCTTGGCGTGGAGGGCGCGCGGCTGGTGCTGGAGTCGCAGGGAGATGCACGGCCGCCGTGCACGGAGCACTCGCCCGAGTGCTTCGCGAAGAGCCGCCGCGTGGAGCTGGTCGCGGAGCCGTCGGGCCCCTGA
- a CDS encoding TldD/PmbA family protein produces MAAAPAPDARVTLLDAMASELARNQQQLKMQSHEPPYFMSYQLKDYEQTAVAARYGAIFMDDSYRERKLYVDVRVGSYDFDSSVPEGFEFSFSTKGTSYISRKEGPLDDSPLALRTALWLITDEKYKSALFQYLKKKGEDVYSVEDPKRPPSFTKEKPSTLVQPAVPAPFNRERWVKLSREVSGLFNAHPELFDSEVRVTADKVTRLFVSTEGSRIISEEVLYGLHVSAVTRAPDGQLLDDSRDFYSPTEVGLPDDAKVREAAAKVIEELLALRAAPAIDPYTGPAILAPEASGVLFHEAVGHRLEGDRQDGDNEGKTFKGQVGKAVLPTFLSIHDDPSLKVLNGEPLNGYYQFDEEGVKGQRVTLVEKGVLRNYLLGRRPAEGFLQSNGHGRSQGTLKPVARMANLIVDSTKAVSDAELKKLLINEAKRQGKPYGLIIRDITGGNTNTSNYGYQAFKGVPRMVYRVDVKTGQESLVRGVEIVGTPLSAVNRILASGQKQGIFNGFCGAESGNVPVSTVAPAILLQEMELQRAMEGKDRPPILASPAALKEPAVQKVSP; encoded by the coding sequence ATGGCGGCGGCGCCCGCGCCGGATGCCCGCGTGACGCTGCTCGACGCCATGGCGAGCGAGCTGGCGCGCAACCAGCAGCAATTGAAGATGCAGAGCCATGAGCCGCCGTACTTCATGAGCTATCAGCTCAAGGACTACGAGCAGACCGCTGTCGCGGCGCGCTATGGCGCCATCTTCATGGACGACAGCTACCGTGAGCGGAAGCTGTATGTCGACGTGCGGGTGGGCAGCTACGACTTCGACAGCTCCGTGCCGGAGGGCTTCGAGTTCAGCTTCTCCACCAAGGGCACCAGCTACATCTCGCGCAAGGAAGGGCCGCTGGATGACTCGCCGCTGGCGCTGCGCACCGCGCTGTGGCTCATCACCGACGAGAAGTACAAGTCGGCGCTCTTCCAGTACCTGAAGAAGAAGGGCGAGGACGTCTACTCGGTGGAGGACCCGAAGCGGCCTCCGTCCTTCACGAAGGAGAAGCCGAGCACCCTCGTGCAGCCAGCCGTGCCCGCCCCGTTCAACCGGGAGCGCTGGGTGAAGCTGTCGCGCGAGGTGTCCGGCCTGTTCAACGCCCACCCGGAGTTGTTCGACTCGGAGGTGCGCGTCACCGCGGACAAGGTGACGCGGCTGTTCGTGTCCACCGAGGGCAGCCGCATCATCTCCGAGGAGGTGCTGTACGGCCTGCACGTCTCCGCGGTGACGCGGGCGCCGGACGGGCAGCTCTTGGACGACTCGCGCGACTTCTACTCGCCCACGGAGGTGGGGCTGCCGGACGACGCGAAGGTGCGCGAGGCGGCGGCGAAGGTCATCGAGGAGCTGCTCGCGCTGCGCGCGGCGCCGGCCATCGACCCGTACACGGGCCCGGCCATCCTCGCGCCCGAGGCCTCCGGCGTGCTCTTCCACGAGGCGGTGGGGCACCGGCTGGAGGGCGACAGGCAGGACGGGGACAACGAGGGCAAGACGTTCAAGGGCCAGGTGGGCAAGGCGGTGCTGCCCACGTTCCTCTCCATCCACGACGACCCGTCGCTGAAGGTGCTCAACGGGGAGCCGCTCAACGGCTACTACCAGTTCGACGAAGAAGGCGTGAAGGGGCAGCGCGTGACGCTGGTGGAGAAGGGCGTGCTGCGCAATTACCTGCTGGGACGCCGGCCCGCGGAAGGGTTCCTCCAGTCCAACGGGCACGGGCGCAGCCAGGGCACGCTGAAGCCCGTGGCGCGCATGGCGAACCTCATCGTGGACAGCACGAAGGCGGTGAGCGACGCGGAGCTGAAGAAGCTGCTCATCAACGAGGCGAAGCGGCAGGGCAAGCCCTATGGCCTCATCATCCGCGACATCACCGGGGGCAACACCAATACGTCCAACTACGGCTACCAGGCCTTCAAGGGCGTGCCGCGCATGGTGTACCGGGTGGACGTGAAGACGGGCCAGGAGTCGCTGGTGCGCGGCGTGGAAATCGTCGGCACGCCGCTGTCGGCGGTGAACCGCATCCTCGCGTCCGGGCAGAAGCAGGGCATCTTCAACGGCTTCTGCGGCGCGGAGAGCGGCAACGTGCCGGTGTCCACCGTGGCGCCCGCGATTCTCCTCCAGGAGATGGAGCTGCAGCGGGCCATGGAGGGCAAGGACCGTCCGCCCATCCTCGCCAGCCCCGCGGCCCTGAAGGAGCCGGCGGTGCAGAAGGTCTCACCGTAG
- a CDS encoding nucleotide sugar dehydrogenase, whose product MVGSPLLDRIKARDAKVGVVGLGYVGLPLGMAFAEAGFPVMGLDIDKRKIDKIEKGESYIKHIPSAPLAELSKSGKLKATSDFAKSKDMDCVIICVPTPLTASREPDMSYIIQTGEALAPYVRRGQLFILESTTYPGTTEEVLKPLLEKNGLKAGVDFYLAFSPEREDPGNKNFNTKTIPKIVGGYSPECAEVACALYGSALKEVVPVSSTRVAELSKLLENIFRCVNIAMVNEMKMLCDRMNVDVWEVIQAASTKPFGFMPFFPGPGLGGHCIPIDPFYLTWKAREFEFHTKFIELAGEVNWQMPYYVVQRTMEALNNNKKTLNGARVLCIGAAYKKDIDDMRESPSLRIMTLLKEKGAELEYHDPYVPELHKGHGFNMEMKSVPLNTEKLGEYDAVLILTDHSNIDYSAVVANANIVIDTRNATKNVSKGREKVTKA is encoded by the coding sequence ATGGTTGGCAGCCCGCTGCTGGATCGCATCAAGGCGCGGGACGCGAAGGTCGGGGTCGTGGGTCTGGGTTACGTCGGTCTTCCGCTGGGCATGGCTTTCGCCGAGGCGGGCTTCCCGGTGATGGGGCTCGACATCGACAAGCGGAAGATCGACAAGATTGAAAAGGGCGAGAGCTACATCAAGCACATCCCCAGCGCGCCGCTGGCGGAGCTGAGCAAGTCGGGCAAGCTGAAGGCGACGTCGGACTTCGCGAAGTCGAAGGACATGGACTGCGTCATCATCTGCGTCCCGACGCCGCTCACGGCCTCGCGCGAGCCGGACATGAGCTACATCATCCAGACGGGTGAGGCCCTGGCTCCGTACGTGCGCCGCGGCCAGCTCTTCATCCTCGAGTCCACCACCTACCCTGGGACGACCGAGGAAGTGCTCAAGCCCCTGCTCGAGAAGAACGGCCTCAAGGCGGGCGTGGACTTCTACCTGGCCTTCAGCCCCGAGCGTGAAGATCCGGGCAACAAGAACTTCAACACCAAGACGATTCCGAAGATCGTCGGCGGCTACTCTCCCGAGTGCGCCGAGGTGGCCTGCGCCCTCTACGGCAGCGCGCTGAAGGAAGTGGTGCCGGTCTCCTCCACCCGCGTGGCGGAGCTGTCCAAGCTGCTGGAGAACATCTTCCGCTGCGTCAACATCGCCATGGTCAACGAGATGAAGATGCTCTGCGACCGCATGAACGTGGACGTGTGGGAGGTCATCCAGGCCGCCAGCACCAAGCCCTTCGGCTTCATGCCCTTCTTCCCGGGCCCCGGCCTCGGTGGGCACTGCATCCCCATCGACCCGTTCTACCTGACGTGGAAGGCGCGCGAGTTCGAGTTCCACACCAAGTTCATCGAGCTGGCCGGCGAGGTGAACTGGCAGATGCCCTACTACGTGGTGCAGCGCACCATGGAGGCGCTCAACAACAACAAGAAGACGCTCAACGGCGCCAGGGTCCTCTGCATCGGCGCGGCGTACAAGAAGGACATCGACGACATGCGCGAGAGTCCGTCTCTGCGCATCATGACCCTGCTCAAGGAGAAGGGCGCGGAGCTCGAGTACCACGACCCGTACGTCCCCGAGCTCCACAAGGGCCATGGCTTCAACATGGAGATGAAGTCGGTGCCGCTGAACACCGAGAAGCTCGGCGAGTACGACGCGGTCCTCATCCTCACGGACCACTCGAACATCGACTACAGCGCGGTGGTGGCGAACGCGAACATCGTCATCGACACCCGCAACGCGACGAAGAACGTCAGCAAGGGCCGCGAGAAGGTGACGAAGGCCTGA